The window TTGAACAATCTGGTCTAATGAAAATAACTCTTCAATTCGCTGCCTTGCTCTGACACCTAGATCGCGCCGCGCTTCAACTCCCATATCAATGAATTTTAGCCAACCAGCACATAAAGCTTCTGAGTTTTGTGGCGGTACAACTTGTCCTGTATTTCCTACAATCCAAGCAGAATCTCCTACATCTGTAACAACACATGGTACTTCACACGACATCGCCTCTCCAATCACATTGGGGAAGCCTTCGCCATAAAAAGAAGAATTAGTAGCAATGTCCAAAGCAGCAGTTAGGAAGGGAATGTCTGTTCGTTCCCCCAGTAAGTGAACTTGCTTTGAAAGGTTTAGTTCCAAGATTAGGTTCTGCAAAATTTGATTATTTTTATCAACAGCTTTTCCAGCCATTACAAAATTTACGTAAGGTTCTTTTTGTATTATTTTTTTTGCAGCCTTGAGAAAACTAGAGTGGTCTTTCATTGGATTAAAACGTCCAATGAGACCGATTAAAAATGTATCTTTAGCAACACCTAACTCTAGTCTAATTTTGCTTCTGGCTTCTACCGATGGAGCAAATAAGCATGTATCAAATCCATTAGGAATAATGTAAGCTTTGTCTGAACTATAACCAATTCTTTTATGTTCTTCTGCTCCTGTTTTAGAGTTATAAATAATTTTTATTGGTAAGTGGGATAAGTACGAAAGGAGTTTAATAATCAAAAGAGTTCCAGCTCTCTCATCAATTTTTGATAGAGTAGAGTGACGAACATTCCAGAGAACAGGTACCTTTTTTCCTATAAAAGTGCTAGCTAATTGTGAAGCCAGATTACCGTGAGTCATCCAACCCTGAATTATATCGGGCTGGAGTTTACGAACAAGGCTAATCAACTGCAAAATGGATGCTGGTGTAGGCTTTCCCGATTTCATACCAATAGTGTGGATAGGGATGCCTAGACTTCTGATGCGATCGCCAACTGTCCCCCGATCCATCAGAGAAATCACTACAGAATCAAATTGCTCCCGGTTGATACGAGACAGCAGCTTGTAGAGCATCATTTCTGCTCCACCTGTATTTAGTCCAGTGATAATAAACGCTATTCGCTTCGGGGCTTTATCAACTGCTTTCATTTGTGACTTATAGAGGACTGATAACTAGGGACAATTGACCGACGCCTTCCAAGATAAAGTAACAGACCAAGCAGAATTGGTAATATTTGCAATTTGAAGCGTACTGCTGCCCCTAAATTTTGGAAAGAGATGAAGCTATAAACAGTTGCCCAAGTCAGTACCAGTAGAGTAGCCCAAAGGACAATAGGGTTTTTGAAATCTTTCCTACGAGTCCTTAAAGCTGCAAGACACAACAGGAATAACAGCAGCAGGTTTTCTAAGCCAGCCAACAAACCGAATGGATTCAAAACTTCTCCCGGTAGAGGACGAAATAAAGCTGTAAACGCTCCAAAAGGAATAAAGGTAATCAGTTGATCGATCTGGGTAAAATCTGTGCTAATTACTTGGGCAGAACCTCCATAGTTCCAGAGACGAGATAAGGTATTCAGAGAAACCAACAAGTCTTGAAGAGAGGCGATTTCAAAAACATTTTGAATTCGATTGATCGCAAAGCCGATGCCAATCCCTACTACAATTGTCAGGATTATTTTAGTGAAGGTGCTTTGTCTACATAGCATTAAAATCACTGTAACTGGTATCAGCAGAATTGGGCTTATCCAAAAGCGAATGTATGTAGCGATCGCGACCCCAACTGCTAACACCCACAAGTAGCACGATTGCTTGCGTCGATACCACCCAATCATTCCATAAGTGTAAAGTCCTATTCCTAGAAGAGCCATCGGTTCTTTTCCGATAATTGATGTCCAGAATAAGATAGAGGGAAAAAGAGCCAGTACATACAGAATCGATATTTCTTCTCTTTTTAGAAAAATTACTACAGCTCGGTAGAAAATATAGATTGCCACTAAACCTGTCATGGCAAAACTGACCTTAAGAGCATGGTAGGACTGTGGCAGAAGCTGATTGTGCAGCCACACTAGTCTCAGAATATTTCCTGTTCCGTCTGTAATCTTAAATCCAGTCCAGATAAAGTCAGGTTGCCTCGGAGTATCAAAATAATAATAACTATCTAAGGTAGAATAGTAAGCCTCAAACACCAACATGAAGCCTAAAGTGACTAGCGACTTAACTAGCCAAAGACTTAAGAGCGCAGGTTTATCTTTATTAGGAATAGGCCAAACGAGAATACTTGCCCCTAAAGTGATAGACCACAACAGCCCAATTGTATAATCCAAGAGTAAGTTTTGCTGCGGAATGTTTTGTCCTAGTCTAACTATGGAATTCGTAACCAGTAGAGCTAGCATTCCTATTCCAGCAATGCCAACAGCAATTTGGAAAATTAACCATGCTTTTTTCTTAAACACTGTCAGTTCCTACTCTGTTGCAATGTCCTGTCATAGAGCGTTTTCTTTAAGGAATACAAATTCATTACAGCCTTGCTTACCTGCACAAGTCTTCAAATTCAATAAGTGAAATCCTTGCCGACGATAAAATATACAAATTTCTTCCGGTTTAGCTACTTCAAATGGATAGCCACCCAACCAATCAAGCATGTCGAACCAAATAGACATCCCTCGCTCATTTTTCAGCCTTCCTGTAATCGCTCTGACCAGAAACCGAAGCAAGAATAGATAAGGCAAATGAACAAAAATAGTTATTAATTGCAAACCTATATTTTTATTATAAAATTCTTTAACTTTTTTCCAGTAATTACTGATCCATCCTTGTTGATTGTAAATTGCGACAAAAAGCAATCCTCTACGAGAAACTGGTAAACTCGCATTCTCTAGAGCCTGCCACATAGCACCTGTGTGATGCAAAACTCCCCAGGAGTAAACAATATCAAACTCTCCTAGAGATTTTATATAATCAGTATCTAAAACCGAACCTTGTTCAATAATCCAATGAGAATCGTTAGGAAAATATTGGGATTTTAATTCTTGAGTGCAAGCGACTGAATCAGGATCGTAATCAAAAGAATGCACTTTTGCCCCGAGTCGACGAGCAGCCAGAGAAAATAAACCACTGCCGGAACCAATGTCCAGGAATCTTTTGCCTTGTAAATGCTCTATTTCTAGCATTTGTTGAAGTGATTTCTCTGCTTCTGCAATGCGTTCATCGTTGAGAATTTTTAAAAAGCGCTGCCAGTTTTTTCCAAATTGGAAGCGCTCACCGCGTTTTACTTCTAATTCAGCTTGATCGACGGTTTTCAAAACTTCCATAATATTACTACATGGTTTCAATTGATAGCCAGTTTAAATGCATTGTAAAACTATCCACTCTCTCTATTATCTTTGTTCTCTGTTCTCTGTGTCTCTGTGGTTTATTATTTTTACGAATAATTTAGACTAACTCTAGTAGGCATCGATAATTGCCCTAATGGTTCGACATCATCTTAAGATTCCAATTTTAAAGCTACACAACATATATACGGGGAGGTTATCTTATTGGGGCTTAGCCTCCCTATTTTAATTTCAAAATACCAAATAATGACTGAAAAACTAATTAAAAACAAAAGTATAACTTTTTTGATAAACCATTCTATTGATTTTGTCGGAATTCCATTTAAGTTACACACACCAAAATGAGTACTCATAAAATAGCTGCAATCCCTAACTTGAAAGCTAGAAAGCTTGTGAGATTCCGCCAAATCCTGTGAATCTAACAAGACATGTATATCAAAAACAGGTCGGTTAATTAGTTTCTGAATCCAACCGATTAATCCAACCATATTAGGAATAATAGTAATCATTATTCCATTGGGTTTGAGAAATTTTGAAAATGCTTGGACGCAAGCTGTTGTATCCTCAAAGTGTTCTGCAACTCCAAAAGATATGACTACATCAAATTCTTCTAAAATGGCTTCTGGAGGTGAAAAAAAATCAACACAAATTATCTCACCTTCAACGCCGGCTTCTGATAATATTTGCTTTTCCTGCTGACAACCGATTTCTGAATAATCAAGTCCAAAGATTTTGAACCCGAACTCTTTGGCAAAGTAAGGAAGCCACACTGAGTTGGCACAGCCAATCTCTAGTAGCTTCATCTTCCCAGTTTCCATCCCAGAAAATACATCACAAAAATATTGATGCCAGTAGCGTTTAGGGTAATTTTTTAATCCTGGTTGGTATGGGACAACAAAATTAGGTATTTTGTTGGTTGCCCAAGAATCATCCCAGTATTTTTTGCTTACTTTCTCCATGATTAAACATGATTAATGTTTGGTGGCAATATAAGTAACGATGCCATAGCTCTTTGAAAGCATCTGATATTTCTCAAAAAGAGGCATAAGCATTATATCTACTAAAGTAAATGGATTTTGGGAAACAGCATACTGAAGATTTGACCATAAGTTTTTATTGAGTTTGTTTTTATTGAAATACTCTATTCTAGTCAAGGGAATATCTTCCCATTTTAAGTTATGTTTTTTCAAGTAACGATAGACATAATAACGTAACCAGTTGACAGGTCGCATTGAGTATATTTGGTCACTGTAGTCGCTTCTAAGAAGTTCAAGTCCAGACTTTTCTAAATATTCCTTAACCGTTTTTTCTGTAAAAAAGTATAAGTGCCTTGGCAAATCTTCCCGAAAAAGGTTTTTAGAGGAGATGCTTTCAAAGTTAGTTACTAAAAAAACAAAAAAGCCACCCGGCTTTAAAACTTCAGCGGCTTTTCTAAAGTAAGACATTGGGTTGTGAACATGTTCCAAAACTGCCCAAGCTGTTATTGCATCGTAGTAGGCTTCGTGTATGGGTATATCCGTAAATTCTTGATTGTATATTTTGAAGTCAGAAATAGGTTTAGAATTAGGAGATACTTCTACCCCCTCAACTTCCCATCCAATAGTTTGCATATATCTCGGAAAATCACCATTTGCACATCCAACATCCAATAAAATATTTTTATCCTTACCCATTGGAATACCTGTCAAAAATTTTGCCTGATTCCTGTAACGACGCTGATGAAAAACTCGTTCTTTTTCAAAACTTTCATAAAAAGATGGAGGATAATACCGAAATATCTCTGAATAAGTTGGACGCGGATTTACAAAACCTAGACCACAGCTTTTACATTCAACTACAGTAAACCACTCATCATTAAAGTAGAGCCTATCTGGCATTGAATATACAACTCGATACTCCTCTGAACCACAGAGATTACAATTGATAGTTTCCATTTTTTTTACTCCAGTTTAGGCATCTGCTTTTTGAGCCTGAACCAACAATAAACAAAAGATAATAAATATACAATTGCTGTTGATAAAGCTATGCCTGAAACACCAATATAGTGTAAAAATAAATAATTTAAAATAACATTTGAAAGTAGGTTATAGAAAGCTGCCTCCATTAAAATCTGATTCGCCTGAATTGACGAAATCAATCGAACCACTAATATGCCTGCAATATAAAAAGGAAGCTGCAAAGCATAAAAACCCTGTATAACAGCAACACTATGAGTGTCTTGAGTGGTAAATAATCCTCGCTGAAACAACACTTGCACTAAAGGCTTAGAGAAGATTATCAAAATAATTGTCAAAGGTACAGTAATTGCAAAAATCAGCCCCAAGTATCGGCTGAGCGTATGCCGCACACCCACCCAATCTGCTTGAGCAATCATCTGAGAAAAGTAGGGAACTACCGCTATACCCAGGGCTGTCGCCCCTAGATATAGGGGAAAGGCAACTACCTTGCTGCCGTAATTCAGTGCAGCCACACTACCCGGAGACAACATAGCAGCCATCGACTGATCTACGAGAGTTGTACTACCCATAAGAAATGCACCTACAACCATTGGTAGGTACTGACTTGCTACTTGACGCATGTGAGGATCGAAGCCATACCATTTCAGGTGCAGTCCAATCCCTCGCTTCTTAAGTGCAGCAGCTACAAGTAGAACCTCCAAGGCTGTCCCAACGATTAGGCCCGCGGCTAAAGGGAAGATTCCCCAAGCCTTGTCACCCAACAGAAGAAATACTACAGCAAGAACGGGAGTGATGACTGGAGAAAAAGCGGCAAAAACGAACTGCTCATCGGCATTCAAAAGTGCCCTCCCGATAACTGCAACTCCCTTTAAGATTACAATAGGGGTAAGTATATAGAGGAGATGCTCAGTCAATGCTAATTTCGCAGGACTAAATCCTCTAGCAATGACTGGCAGATAAAGCGGTACCGTAATAACCATGAATAAAGCGGTAAATCCTAATATGCCCAGACTCCAAATCATTGTACTGGAGACAAGTCTTTGCGCCGCTTTTAACCCCTCCTGTTCCCGCAGTTTAATATAGGTGGGAACGAGTGCCAAGTGAAACGACTCTGCCACTACATAGACGAGAAACGTAGGCAGCATAAAGGCTACTAAAAATGCATCAGGATCATCCCCAGTCCCAAATTTCCAGGCAACTACCAATTCTTGTAGGACATAGGCAACTTTAACCATGCCTGTGAACAAAGCCACTGTAACAGCCGCGCCAAAAATTTTGCGGTTGACAGAACCAGTAGTCAAATGGTTCCAAGCACTAAGTAGCGCCGCTACTCCCCACCTTTTATGCATGGTGTTGGGCAACTACCAGCATAAAGATTACAGTTAATACTTCTGTAGCCATAACGAAATTCTTTCTCTACTAGGTGTTTCTGTGGAAGCCTCACGGAGTATAGTAGTCTCTGTCATGGAAGTGGTTCTTGGCTAAACTACAGCTTAGCTGGAATGTCAAGTGAGGAGAGCAATGGATTCATTACACACCAAGGAGTACCAGGAAACACAAGATGATGAAATATCTCTTGCGGAGGTCAAACAGTTTTTCAGGAATAACTGGAAATTTATCGGTCTGACTACTGTAGTTCTATCAGCGATCGCCATCCCTCTCTCCCTCCTGAAACCCCAACAATACCAGAAACAGCTAACTCTTGCCGTCGAACCTGTTCCACTTACTATAGCGGGTCAATCTCTCTTACAACTAGATGCCACTCAAGCTAGTAATCTAGCTGTCAAGTTCTTGAAAAATCAAAAACTGGACTCAATTAGCGCTCAGCCGCAGTATGACCCGATCGCTCAGGAAATTCAACTCTCCCTGCAATCTGCCAATGCCAGTTCTCTCAAGGAAATTAGCCCCAAAATCATTAGCCAGGTAGAGACTGGGTTTCAAACAAAACTCGATCAGGCCATAGAAAGCCGCTTGACCAATATTGAGCAAGAGCAAAATAAACGCCGACAGGTTCAGACTCAACTGGAGCAACAAATTACGCAATTTTCCCCTAACAATACAGCTAGGCTCAACGCCCTGGAAGAACAGCGAGCACAGGTAATTACTAACCTTGCCCTTACAGAGTATGACAGAAAGTATCTGGAGCAAGCTCATAAAGAACTCTCTAAGTTCACCGCCAAATTGATTTCCGTACAGATTGTAAAAGAATCAGAGGTGCAGCCAACTCGGTCCCTGAAACAGGTAGCAGTGATTGCTGTCATCGGCAGTTTCCTACTGGCAGTTTTCGCCGCAAGCACCCGCCACCAAATCTTGCGGCTGAAAAAAGAACTATCCCAGCAGAAACCTCAGAGTAGCCCAGATGTCTAAGCAACGGTATCCTTAAAAGTTGCTGCCAAATGTCTGTAGGGAATTAGTTTCATGCCCAAGCGAGTGTTTTTTCCCTCCATATACCGACTGGGACAGATCGGCCTAGATTCATGTATTGCTTGGTTGGCTTGCAGCCTTGCCTTTTCGCTACGTTTTGACGGAGATATTCCAGCTAGTTACCAAACCCTGGCATGGATGCTGCCTTTGCTAGCTATCCCCGGACGCCTGCTTGTGCAGAGTGCGTTTGGCCTTTATAAACAAATCTGGCGTTTGTTTGGTCTCAAGGATGCCATCACCCTGTTCCAAGCAATCACGCTCTATTCTTTACTGCTTCTAGTCACCAACCGCCTTGTTATTCCTCGCTTGCAGCCTGTGAACGGAATTCCCATAGGGGTTGCAGCCATTGACTGGAGTTTTTGTCTGATGGGAATGATTGGCCTGCGATATGCTCGTCGATGGTCGCTTTCTCAACAACAATTGGGTCGCTACTCCCGCCATATTCGTCGGCAAGGTCTTCCCCCAACAGAGCGACAACGGGTGCTGCTGGTAGGAGCAGGCAGAGCAGGCTGCCAGATTGTTCAAGAAGTTCAGCAAAATCCCCAAATTAATCTGGAAATTGTCGGATTTGTGGATGATGATCCAACCAAAGTGGGGCGGAAAGTAGAGGGAGTGCCAGTTCTCGGTAAGACCTCCCAAATGAGCGCGATCGCACAAAGCCTAAACGCTGACGAAGTGCTGATTTCCATGCCCTCAGCTAATGCTGCACAAATTCGCAAAATTGTCAATCAAGCGCGTGGCTCCTCACTCAAACTTAAAGTTCTACCCGGACATGGTGAGATTATACGCGATCGCACTCTTACTCCCCAAGCGAGAGACATCCAGATTCAAGACATCCTGGGACGCCCCGAAATTAAATTGGACTTCGACGCTGAATTTAGTTCGCAATTTCCAAGTGCGCGATCGCAAATCTACCAACAAACCGTCCTCGTCACAGGAGCCGGAGGTAGTATCGGTTCAGAAATCTGTCGTCAGCTAGCGCGTCTAGAACCCAAACACCTGCTGCTAGTAGGACGTGGCGAAAACAGCATCTTCAACATCGAGCAAGAATTAAGGCGAAATTTCCCCAATCTCCCCTTGACTGCCCTGATTGCGGATATCCGCCATCAAACCCGTATCGAGCAAATCTTCAAAACCTGGAAACCTGAAATCGTCTTTCACGCTGCGGCTCACAAACATGTACCGTTAATGCAGCATAACCCCACAGAAGCTCTAGAAAATAACGCCCTCGCATCGTTCCACTTAGCCCAGCTAGCTAGTACTCACAACGTCAATACCTTCGTCCTCATTTCCACGGACAAAGCTGTTGAGCCTAACAACTTCATGGGGCTGAGCAAGCGTTTGGCAGAACTTTTAGTGAAAGCCTGTTCAGGTCAAGGCCATACTCGCTTCCTTGTCGTGCGGTTCGGCAATGTCCTGGGCAGTCGCGGCAGCGTCGTCCCTATTTTTCAGGAGCAAATTGCCAGAGGCGGTCCTGTCACTGTCACACATCAAGCCATGACCCGCTATTTTATGACCACCCCGGAAGCCTCTCAGCTCGTGCTCCAAAGTCTGGCTGTAGGCCAATCGGGTCAGACGTTAATCTTGGATATGGGTCAGCCAGTGAACATCTATAACCTGGCGGAACAAATGATCCACCTCGCTGGTCTTAGTGAGGAACTCGATATTCCCATTCAAATTACAGGTCTTCGTCCTGGAGAGAAATTGCATGAGTCTCTGGTAAGCTCTACTGAAAGCGTTGTTTCCACAGGTCACCCCAAAATCATGGCAGTCTCCAGCCAACCTCCCTCAGGAGAGGTTTTATCAGACGTACTCACCACTCTCTCTCGCTCCGAAATCAGCCATTTACCCGTAGATGCTCTGTGGGACTTAGCTCAACATTGCAGGCAGGCTTTAGAATTGTCTCAATTTAATGGCGGCGTGGAAAATGTGGAGCCAGAAAAAAAGAGCGATCGCTACTTCACCTAAATCCTCGTTACTAACCCTTGGTTCTTTGAAGCTTAACTATGACCCTTTCCCTGAAAACCAGTTTGATCAGGCCAGAAGCGCAGCGCTATTGGGAATTGCTGCAAGTCTTAGTGGCGCGGAATCTCAACGCTCGTTACCGAGGTTCATTTTTGGGCGTATATTGGTCATTGTTCAATCCCTTAATTATGACGGGGCTTTATACCGCCATTTTTGGGATGGCATTTTCCTCTTACTATCATAACTCCCTACTTAACTATGTCTTGTCCGCATTCACAGGGCTGGTGGTGATCAACTTTTTCTCGGCCTCGACGGCTCAAGCCCTGTCAAGCGTGGTCAACAATGGCGGGTTATTAAACAAAATTCGCCTGCCCATGAGTATTTTTCCTGTATCTATGGTAATGGCGAATGTGTTTCAGTTTGCTATTGGGGTTTTGCCACTCCTAGCAATCGTAACGTTAGTGACTTCTAGAAACCTCGTGAATGTGCTAGTCCTACCGTTGCCGTTGTTGGCTTTAACATTAGTCTGTACAGGGATTGGCCTGTTAGTGAGTGGACTATTTGTCTTTTTTAGAGATCTACCTTATTTTTATGAGTTGATTACCTTTGTGATTTGGGTGAGTAGTCCGGTATTTTATCCAGCAGCCATCGTGCCAGCAACTGTAAAACCGTTTTTAGTTTTGAATCCACTGTGGCTGGTGATCGAAAGTCTGCGGCAAATTTCACTATCCGGGACGCTACCCGACCTTAACTTGTTGGGAGGCGCGTTGCTCAGTGGTGTCCTGTTTTCAATGCTGGGATGGGTATGTTTTAGTAAATGGCGATCGCAGTTTATGGATTTGCTCTAGATGGAATTGATTCGGCTGGATCGGGTTTCGCTGTTGCGGCGAACCCAAGAGGAATACTCCTATGACCTAAAAAAGACGATCTTGTCGTTTTTGGAGGGAAAGTACCGCAAGCCAGCGAAAAAAGTGGTATTGGATCGGATCGACTTGGTGGTGGAAGCTGGGGAAAAGGTAGGGATTATTGGAGCAAATGGTTCAGGCAAATCGACGTTGCTGAAGGTAATTTGTGGAATTTTGCAGCCAACTAGTGGCACGGTACGGGTGCGAGGACAGATTGCACCGTTGATCGAACTCGGAGCGGGGTTCGATCCGGAAATGTCAGTGATGAATAATATTATCTTTTATGGGGTGTTACTAGGGTTTTCCAAAGCAGAAATGTTACAGAGAACACCAGCCATTTTGGAGTTCGCTGAGTTACAGGACTATGCTTTGATGCCAGTTAAGGCGTTGTCTTCAGGGATGGTAGCACGATTGGGATTTGCGATCGCGACAGAGGTACACCCCGATATTTTGATTCTCGATGAGGTGTTATCGGTAGGGGATGAGAGTTTTAAGAATAAGTGCAAACGGCGGATTGATAAATTCTGGGAGGCGAATGCCACGGTTTTGGTGGTTTCTCACGATTTGGGATTCATCCAGCAGTCTTGCGATCGAGCTATTTGGTTAAAGAAAGGTGAAATTCAATTTTCAGGTAGTGCTGAGGATGCTGTAAAGACTTATCTTAGTTCTCTCGTATAAATTTTTACA of the Allocoleopsis franciscana PCC 7113 genome contains:
- a CDS encoding glycosyltransferase family 4 protein; the encoded protein is MKAVDKAPKRIAFIITGLNTGGAEMMLYKLLSRINREQFDSVVISLMDRGTVGDRIRSLGIPIHTIGMKSGKPTPASILQLISLVRKLQPDIIQGWMTHGNLASQLASTFIGKKVPVLWNVRHSTLSKIDERAGTLLIIKLLSYLSHLPIKIIYNSKTGAEEHKRIGYSSDKAYIIPNGFDTCLFAPSVEARSKIRLELGVAKDTFLIGLIGRFNPMKDHSSFLKAAKKIIQKEPYVNFVMAGKAVDKNNQILQNLILELNLSKQVHLLGERTDIPFLTAALDIATNSSFYGEGFPNVIGEAMSCEVPCVVTDVGDSAWIVGNTGQVVPPQNSEALCAGWLKFIDMGVEARRDLGVRARQRIEELFSLDQIVQNYEQLYQEVIYGEQY
- a CDS encoding class I SAM-dependent methyltransferase, whose product is MEVLKTVDQAELEVKRGERFQFGKNWQRFLKILNDERIAEAEKSLQQMLEIEHLQGKRFLDIGSGSGLFSLAARRLGAKVHSFDYDPDSVACTQELKSQYFPNDSHWIIEQGSVLDTDYIKSLGEFDIVYSWGVLHHTGAMWQALENASLPVSRRGLLFVAIYNQQGWISNYWKKVKEFYNKNIGLQLITIFVHLPYLFLLRFLVRAITGRLKNERGMSIWFDMLDWLGGYPFEVAKPEEICIFYRRQGFHLLNLKTCAGKQGCNEFVFLKENAL
- a CDS encoding class I SAM-dependent methyltransferase, coding for MEKVSKKYWDDSWATNKIPNFVVPYQPGLKNYPKRYWHQYFCDVFSGMETGKMKLLEIGCANSVWLPYFAKEFGFKIFGLDYSEIGCQQEKQILSEAGVEGEIICVDFFSPPEAILEEFDVVISFGVAEHFEDTTACVQAFSKFLKPNGIMITIIPNMVGLIGWIQKLINRPVFDIHVLLDSQDLAESHKLSSFQVRDCSYFMSTHFGVCNLNGIPTKSIEWFIKKVILLFLISFSVIIWYFEIKIGRLSPNKITSPYICCVALKLES
- a CDS encoding class I SAM-dependent methyltransferase, encoding METINCNLCGSEEYRVVYSMPDRLYFNDEWFTVVECKSCGLGFVNPRPTYSEIFRYYPPSFYESFEKERVFHQRRYRNQAKFLTGIPMGKDKNILLDVGCANGDFPRYMQTIGWEVEGVEVSPNSKPISDFKIYNQEFTDIPIHEAYYDAITAWAVLEHVHNPMSYFRKAAEVLKPGGFFVFLVTNFESISSKNLFREDLPRHLYFFTEKTVKEYLEKSGLELLRSDYSDQIYSMRPVNWLRYYVYRYLKKHNLKWEDIPLTRIEYFNKNKLNKNLWSNLQYAVSQNPFTLVDIMLMPLFEKYQMLSKSYGIVTYIATKH
- the murJ gene encoding murein biosynthesis integral membrane protein MurJ translates to MVKVAYVLQELVVAWKFGTGDDPDAFLVAFMLPTFLVYVVAESFHLALVPTYIKLREQEGLKAAQRLVSSTMIWSLGILGFTALFMVITVPLYLPVIARGFSPAKLALTEHLLYILTPIVILKGVAVIGRALLNADEQFVFAAFSPVITPVLAVVFLLLGDKAWGIFPLAAGLIVGTALEVLLVAAALKKRGIGLHLKWYGFDPHMRQVASQYLPMVVGAFLMGSTTLVDQSMAAMLSPGSVAALNYGSKVVAFPLYLGATALGIAVVPYFSQMIAQADWVGVRHTLSRYLGLIFAITVPLTIILIIFSKPLVQVLFQRGLFTTQDTHSVAVIQGFYALQLPFYIAGILVVRLISSIQANQILMEAAFYNLLSNVILNYLFLHYIGVSGIALSTAIVYLLSFVYCWFRLKKQMPKLE
- a CDS encoding polysaccharide biosynthesis protein; its protein translation is MPKRVFFPSIYRLGQIGLDSCIAWLACSLAFSLRFDGDIPASYQTLAWMLPLLAIPGRLLVQSAFGLYKQIWRLFGLKDAITLFQAITLYSLLLLVTNRLVIPRLQPVNGIPIGVAAIDWSFCLMGMIGLRYARRWSLSQQQLGRYSRHIRRQGLPPTERQRVLLVGAGRAGCQIVQEVQQNPQINLEIVGFVDDDPTKVGRKVEGVPVLGKTSQMSAIAQSLNADEVLISMPSANAAQIRKIVNQARGSSLKLKVLPGHGEIIRDRTLTPQARDIQIQDILGRPEIKLDFDAEFSSQFPSARSQIYQQTVLVTGAGGSIGSEICRQLARLEPKHLLLVGRGENSIFNIEQELRRNFPNLPLTALIADIRHQTRIEQIFKTWKPEIVFHAAAHKHVPLMQHNPTEALENNALASFHLAQLASTHNVNTFVLISTDKAVEPNNFMGLSKRLAELLVKACSGQGHTRFLVVRFGNVLGSRGSVVPIFQEQIARGGPVTVTHQAMTRYFMTTPEASQLVLQSLAVGQSGQTLILDMGQPVNIYNLAEQMIHLAGLSEELDIPIQITGLRPGEKLHESLVSSTESVVSTGHPKIMAVSSQPPSGEVLSDVLTTLSRSEISHLPVDALWDLAQHCRQALELSQFNGGVENVEPEKKSDRYFT
- a CDS encoding ABC transporter permease produces the protein MTLSLKTSLIRPEAQRYWELLQVLVARNLNARYRGSFLGVYWSLFNPLIMTGLYTAIFGMAFSSYYHNSLLNYVLSAFTGLVVINFFSASTAQALSSVVNNGGLLNKIRLPMSIFPVSMVMANVFQFAIGVLPLLAIVTLVTSRNLVNVLVLPLPLLALTLVCTGIGLLVSGLFVFFRDLPYFYELITFVIWVSSPVFYPAAIVPATVKPFLVLNPLWLVIESLRQISLSGTLPDLNLLGGALLSGVLFSMLGWVCFSKWRSQFMDLL
- a CDS encoding ABC transporter ATP-binding protein codes for the protein MELIRLDRVSLLRRTQEEYSYDLKKTILSFLEGKYRKPAKKVVLDRIDLVVEAGEKVGIIGANGSGKSTLLKVICGILQPTSGTVRVRGQIAPLIELGAGFDPEMSVMNNIIFYGVLLGFSKAEMLQRTPAILEFAELQDYALMPVKALSSGMVARLGFAIATEVHPDILILDEVLSVGDESFKNKCKRRIDKFWEANATVLVVSHDLGFIQQSCDRAIWLKKGEIQFSGSAEDAVKTYLSSLV